The proteins below come from a single Lactobacillus johnsonii genomic window:
- the priA gene encoding primosomal protein N' — protein sequence MIAQVIVDVAAKQTDRVFEYHIPRELTDVAVGSRVVVPFGRRKVQGFVVGISETTSYTGKLKDLLVVIDELPPLTPELIALSKTLADKIFSYRITILQSMLPRVMKANYRKILVPLTDEIKENTLFKGEPLDLNEVSDLETIVKIKKLIKNNQAKIEYLVENKAKKKQVAAYLLTKTRTEYQDILGGIRTTAKNQRALLNNIVEKYNEYPKLGSTIESELGISSSTLRAAEKKGWLLKKEQEIYRNPLKDFESNASKHSVRLNSEQLDALNSIGTSIKEKEAKTFLLEGITGSGKTEVYLHSISTALEQKRNALMLVPEISLTPQMVKQVKERFGDNVAVLHSGLSEGEKYDEWRRIRRGEAQVVVGARSAIFAPLKNIGLIVIDEEHESSYKQNDTPRYHARDVALLRSKFHNCPVVLGSATPSLASRARAQKGRYELLRLTKRANQKSLPKVDLIDLKTVEFAGGQFDLSIPLVDAIKEKIAKKEQVILLLNRRGFASFMLCRNCGFVLKCPNCDISLTLHKDTGQMQCHYCGHKEPIPRKCPNCQSEKIRFLGTGTQKVQEELKTLLPDAKILRMDVDTTRRKGSYKKILDSFGNHQADILLGTQMIAKGLDFPNVTLVGVINADTALSLPDFNSSEKTFDLLTQVAGRAGRAEKTGRVMIQTYNPENYAIKLAQSQDYEGFYRKEMQVRFQGNYPPFFYTTLITVTSKNEQSAAKEAFVIKRKLMRELHSPTIILGPTPSSVAKIKNQYYYQILVKYKYEPKLHALLHQIQDDAQLAQKRGLNIYIDNEPERIM from the coding sequence ATGATTGCGCAAGTTATTGTAGATGTAGCTGCCAAACAAACTGATCGAGTGTTTGAATATCATATTCCAAGGGAATTAACTGATGTAGCTGTTGGATCAAGAGTGGTTGTTCCTTTTGGTCGACGAAAAGTGCAGGGATTTGTAGTCGGAATCAGTGAAACAACTTCTTATACAGGAAAATTAAAAGATTTACTTGTTGTAATTGATGAATTGCCACCACTTACGCCAGAATTAATTGCTCTTTCTAAAACTTTAGCTGATAAAATTTTTTCATATCGAATTACAATTCTTCAATCAATGCTACCACGCGTAATGAAGGCGAATTATCGTAAAATTTTAGTTCCCCTTACAGATGAAATTAAAGAAAATACTCTTTTTAAAGGTGAACCGCTTGATTTAAATGAAGTTTCTGATCTTGAGACAATTGTAAAAATTAAAAAGCTCATAAAAAATAATCAAGCTAAGATTGAATACTTAGTTGAAAATAAAGCTAAGAAGAAACAGGTTGCTGCCTATCTTTTGACTAAAACAAGAACAGAATATCAGGATATTTTAGGAGGAATAAGAACAACAGCAAAAAACCAGCGAGCATTGCTTAATAATATCGTTGAAAAATATAACGAATATCCAAAATTGGGTTCAACTATTGAGTCTGAATTGGGAATCTCAAGTTCTACATTACGAGCAGCCGAAAAAAAGGGATGGCTGTTAAAAAAAGAGCAGGAGATTTATCGAAATCCATTAAAAGATTTTGAATCTAATGCTAGTAAGCATTCGGTTAGATTAAATTCAGAACAGTTAGACGCCTTAAATTCAATTGGGACTAGTATTAAAGAAAAAGAGGCTAAGACTTTTCTTCTTGAGGGAATTACTGGGAGCGGCAAAACTGAGGTGTACCTTCACTCTATCAGTACAGCTCTTGAACAGAAGCGTAATGCTCTAATGTTAGTTCCGGAGATTTCTCTAACTCCTCAAATGGTTAAACAAGTGAAAGAGCGTTTTGGAGATAATGTTGCTGTTTTACACAGTGGTTTATCTGAAGGTGAAAAATATGATGAATGGCGAAGAATTAGGCGTGGAGAAGCTCAAGTGGTAGTAGGAGCTAGAAGCGCGATTTTTGCTCCTTTAAAAAATATTGGTTTAATAGTAATTGATGAGGAGCATGAATCTTCCTATAAGCAAAACGATACTCCTCGCTACCATGCACGGGATGTAGCTCTATTGAGAAGTAAATTTCACAATTGTCCAGTTGTTTTAGGAAGTGCAACGCCTTCTTTAGCAAGCCGGGCGCGGGCTCAAAAGGGAAGATATGAATTATTACGTCTAACTAAACGTGCTAATCAAAAGTCGCTACCTAAAGTGGATCTAATAGACCTAAAAACTGTTGAATTTGCTGGTGGACAGTTTGATCTATCAATTCCCTTAGTAGATGCAATTAAAGAAAAAATAGCTAAAAAAGAACAAGTTATTTTACTTCTTAATCGTCGTGGTTTTGCTAGTTTTATGCTTTGTCGCAATTGTGGCTTTGTTTTAAAATGTCCAAATTGTGATATCTCGTTAACTTTACATAAAGATACTGGACAGATGCAATGTCATTATTGCGGCCATAAGGAGCCAATTCCAAGAAAATGTCCAAATTGTCAGAGTGAAAAAATAAGATTTTTAGGTACGGGGACGCAAAAAGTTCAAGAAGAACTGAAAACTTTACTTCCTGACGCTAAGATCTTAAGAATGGACGTTGATACTACTAGACGTAAAGGAAGTTATAAGAAAATTCTTGATAGTTTTGGTAATCATCAAGCCGATATTCTCTTAGGAACACAAATGATTGCTAAAGGACTAGATTTTCCAAATGTTACTTTAGTGGGAGTAATTAATGCTGACACAGCATTATCTCTTCCAGATTTTAATTCTTCAGAAAAAACATTTGATTTACTAACCCAGGTAGCTGGAAGGGCCGGAAGAGCTGAAAAAACTGGTAGAGTTATGATTCAAACTTATAATCCGGAAAATTATGCAATAAAACTAGCCCAAAGCCAAGATTACGAGGGATTTTACCGAAAAGAAATGCAGGTTAGATTTCAGGGAAACTATCCGCCATTTTTTTATACTACCCTAATTACTGTTACATCAAAAAATGAACAGTCAGCTGCTAAAGAGGCATTTGTAATAAAAAGAAAATTAATGCGAGAGTTGCATTCTCCAACTATTATTTTGGGTCCAACGCCAAGTAGTGTAGCTAAAATTAAAAATCAATATTATTACCAAATCTTGGTAAAATATAAGTATGAGCCTAAGTTGCATGCGTTGCTTCATCAAATTCAAGATGATGCACAATTAGCACAGAAACGTGGTTTGAATATATACATTGATAATGAACCAGAGAGAATAATGTAA
- the fmt gene encoding methionyl-tRNA formyltransferase, with product MSSVIFLGTPNFGSVVLQGLIDQGYEIKAVVTQPDKRVGRKQVVHQSAVKETALKHNLPVYQPAKLSGSEELAELMKIEPDFIITAAYGQFLPTKFLKSAKIAPVNVHGSLLPKYRGGAPIQYSVLNGDKDTGITIMEMVKKMDAGDIFAQKALPITDEDTSGTLFDKLSILGRDLLLETLPKFIDGTVTRTAQDEDKVVFSPNISKDQEKINLSMTAKEANNLIRALNPDPGAYFMLDGKRFKVWKAKPLTEKTSFPAGTLVANKKKFVISMADGSQLELLEVQPTGKKKMNIKDYLNGQGSHFTSGDKIIDE from the coding sequence ATGTCATCAGTTATTTTTTTAGGAACCCCAAATTTTGGTAGTGTAGTTCTACAGGGATTAATTGATCAAGGATATGAAATTAAAGCAGTTGTTACTCAACCGGATAAGCGCGTTGGGCGCAAACAAGTAGTGCATCAATCTGCTGTTAAGGAAACAGCGTTGAAGCATAATCTTCCAGTTTATCAACCTGCTAAATTGTCGGGATCAGAAGAACTTGCAGAATTAATGAAAATTGAACCAGATTTTATTATTACGGCTGCCTACGGACAGTTTCTGCCAACTAAGTTTTTAAAATCAGCTAAAATAGCGCCAGTTAATGTTCATGGTTCTCTACTTCCTAAGTATCGTGGTGGTGCACCAATTCAATATTCTGTTTTAAATGGGGATAAAGACACTGGTATTACCATTATGGAGATGGTGAAAAAAATGGATGCAGGAGATATTTTTGCTCAAAAAGCTTTGCCAATTACAGATGAAGATACAAGTGGTACTTTATTTGATAAATTAAGTATTTTGGGAAGAGATCTTCTCTTAGAAACTTTACCTAAGTTTATCGATGGAACAGTTACTCGGACTGCTCAGGATGAGGATAAGGTTGTCTTTTCACCTAACATCTCTAAAGACCAAGAAAAGATAAACCTATCAATGACTGCTAAAGAAGCTAATAATCTAATTCGTGCCCTTAATCCTGATCCAGGTGCTTACTTTATGCTTGATGGGAAGAGATTCAAAGTTTGGAAAGCAAAGCCATTGACTGAAAAGACTAGTTTTCCAGCTGGAACTTTAGTTGCTAATAAAAAGAAATTCGTAATTAGTATGGCTGATGGTAGCCAATTAGAATTACTTGAAGTTCAGCCAACTGGTAAGAAGAAAATGAATATTAAAGATTATCTCAATGGTCAAGGTAGTCATTTTACAAGTGGAGATAAGATAATTGATGAGTAA
- the rsmB gene encoding 16S rRNA (cytosine(967)-C(5))-methyltransferase RsmB, translated as MSNARTVALETLIKVFNQKSYSNIALNNELIKHDLKPADKALATRIVYGTIQYKIFLEYQLKPLIKTKLRDSFLKPLLLMSAYQYFFLEKVPANAIFDEANKLAKKYSKRNSGSYKLVNGILRALERQGKILPPTNDLVEYLSIKESFPKWLVEYLLDHFGENKTKEILVRSNQPAANSIRMTTKESDFEEIKEELKKDTFNFEESSLTRHNLNLNKGGVAQTALFKNGKITIQDAAASLAVDAFDFKGNEQVLDACSAPGGKTVQIAENLTTGSVIALDIHENKLKLVRNAAERLHVSDKVKTKALDARKAKEYFNQGQFDKILVDAPCSGLGLIRRKPEIRYEKSLNDIKNLAKIQLAILESVSGLLANGGELVYSTCTISYEEDEGVVKQFLKLHPDFELIPVQVGKLPKQEIVRIFPSSDGSDGFFIAKLKKRG; from the coding sequence ATGAGTAATGCAAGAACGGTTGCTTTAGAAACTTTGATCAAAGTTTTTAATCAAAAAAGCTATTCTAATATTGCTTTAAACAATGAACTAATAAAACATGATTTAAAGCCAGCTGATAAGGCCTTAGCTACTAGAATTGTATATGGTACAATTCAATATAAAATATTTTTAGAGTATCAACTAAAACCGTTAATTAAAACAAAACTACGCGATAGTTTTTTAAAGCCGCTTCTTTTAATGTCTGCCTACCAGTACTTTTTCTTAGAGAAAGTACCAGCAAACGCGATTTTTGATGAGGCAAACAAGCTTGCTAAAAAATATAGTAAGAGAAATAGTGGCAGTTATAAGCTGGTTAACGGAATTTTGCGTGCTTTAGAGCGTCAAGGTAAAATTTTGCCACCAACTAATGATTTAGTTGAATATTTAAGTATTAAAGAAAGTTTTCCTAAATGGTTAGTAGAATATCTATTAGATCATTTTGGTGAAAATAAAACAAAAGAAATTTTAGTACGAAGTAATCAACCTGCTGCTAATTCAATTAGAATGACTACAAAAGAGTCAGACTTTGAAGAAATCAAAGAAGAATTAAAAAAAGATACTTTTAATTTTGAAGAATCTAGTCTAACTCGTCATAATCTAAATCTTAATAAAGGTGGAGTAGCGCAAACAGCACTGTTTAAAAATGGAAAAATTACTATTCAGGATGCTGCTGCTTCACTTGCTGTGGATGCGTTTGACTTTAAGGGTAATGAACAGGTATTAGATGCATGTAGTGCTCCTGGTGGTAAGACGGTTCAAATTGCTGAAAACTTAACAACAGGTAGTGTAATTGCTTTAGATATTCATGAGAATAAACTAAAGCTTGTAAGGAATGCGGCTGAGCGTCTTCATGTTAGTGATAAAGTAAAGACAAAGGCTTTAGATGCACGAAAGGCTAAAGAATATTTTAATCAAGGACAATTTGATAAAATTTTAGTAGATGCACCTTGCTCGGGCTTGGGTTTGATTAGACGAAAGCCGGAGATTAGATATGAAAAATCATTAAATGATATTAAAAATTTAGCAAAAATTCAGTTGGCTATTTTGGAGAGCGTGAGCGGACTTTTAGCTAATGGGGGAGAACTGGTTTATTCAACTTGTACTATCAGTTATGAAGAAGATGAAGGCGTAGTTAAGCAATTTCTAAAATTGCATCCCGATTTTGAGTTGATACCAGTTCAAGTAGGAAAGCTTCCTAAGCAAGAAATAGTACGTATTTTTCCAAGTAGTGACGGCAGTGACGGATTTTTTATTGCAAAATTAAAAAAACGAGGGTAA
- a CDS encoding Stp1/IreP family PP2C-type Ser/Thr phosphatase, with product MIKTAFASSIGRVRETNQDFVKVFKNQNNIIMGIVCDGMGGHQGGDVASTMAVSHLGHNFEKTDFTDPDLAQKWLTVQLRLENETILNTADRFSDLNGMGTTIVLAIAFTEKILIAHLGDSRCYLYGGNEFKQITEDHSLVHELVKMGQITEQQARNHPQKNIITETLGVSSTVNPEFDILEVHAGDIFMLCTDGLTNSLTDPQIQQILATKNLSLKERCNKLINEANRLGGGDNITVCLLAYVEKDGDK from the coding sequence TTGATTAAAACAGCATTTGCTTCAAGTATTGGTAGAGTCCGAGAAACTAATCAGGACTTTGTAAAGGTATTTAAAAATCAAAATAATATTATTATGGGGATCGTTTGCGACGGTATGGGTGGCCATCAAGGAGGAGATGTTGCCTCAACGATGGCAGTTAGTCATCTGGGCCATAATTTTGAAAAGACAGATTTTACTGATCCTGACTTAGCTCAAAAGTGGTTAACTGTACAATTAAGATTAGAAAATGAAACTATCTTGAATACAGCCGATCGTTTTTCTGATCTAAATGGAATGGGCACCACAATAGTTTTAGCAATTGCCTTTACTGAAAAGATCTTAATTGCCCATCTGGGTGACTCACGTTGTTATCTCTATGGAGGTAATGAATTTAAGCAAATTACTGAAGACCATTCTTTAGTTCATGAATTAGTTAAAATGGGTCAAATTACTGAGCAACAGGCTCGAAATCATCCTCAAAAAAATATTATTACTGAAACTTTAGGAGTCTCAAGTACTGTAAACCCAGAATTTGATATTCTTGAAGTTCATGCTGGTGATATTTTTATGCTTTGTACCGATGGATTAACAAATTCGTTAACTGATCCTCAAATTCAACAAATCCTTGCCACTAAAAATTTAAGTTTAAAAGAGCGTTGTAATAAACTTATTAATGAAGCTAATCGTTTAGGTGGTGGAGATAATATTACTGTTTGCTTACTTGCCTATGTAGAAAAGGATGGTGACAAATAG
- the pknB gene encoding Stk1 family PASTA domain-containing Ser/Thr kinase codes for MEKGHLLGGRYKIISVLGEGGMANVYLAEDIILQRKVAVKVLRLDLQKDPQTIQRFQREALSTSELSHPHIVSILDVGTDGNCHYLVMDYVDGSDLEEYIQHNNPIPLPKVIDIMDQILSAVALAHKHNVIHRDLKPQNILMDKKGNIKIVDFGIAIALNQSTMTQTNTAMGSVHYMSPEQARGSIATKQSDIYSLGIILYKLLTGTVPFTGENAVAVALKHFQEKTPSLRDKNPNVPQALENVVFKATAKDPRDRYKSALEMKADLDTCLDPKRKDEPIFKPEHDPSTDETIVVPPLEGSVHNKDHEAQAKEEPKEEKKSLFKNLNGHKWWWLGAIIAFCVIMVILFFALGRKDMVDIPNLNRMSQTQAKKSLQSSNLKIGKITYEYSDSVPKGEVIRTDPPIGSQIKDGQKVNLVLSRGSHLVEMPNVIGESYPLARKQLVKLGFTVTKTEEYSPSPKNQVNAQDIEPGQEVNPNKSTVTLLVSKGPSSASSTRSRRNTIKLRDIVGYSLKGARDYAREHHLSLKVEEEDSDGKNDGTVLRQSPESGTDMNPGDTLTIVVAKAKKSNSTDTSSSSTTTTTVTKSYTINYPGSADQSGSEKTPDHIQVYVSDDGHSINNIYKDMNITSEQTFTIPFKLSKKNGHIKILRNGETILDEDVNK; via the coding sequence ATGGAGAAAGGCCATTTGCTTGGTGGTCGCTATAAGATTATCTCTGTTTTAGGCGAAGGCGGGATGGCTAATGTTTATTTAGCTGAAGATATTATTCTGCAAAGAAAAGTTGCAGTTAAAGTTTTGCGACTAGATTTGCAAAAGGATCCTCAAACTATTCAACGTTTCCAAAGAGAGGCACTTTCTACTAGTGAATTAAGTCATCCTCATATTGTTTCGATTCTTGACGTAGGAACAGACGGAAATTGCCATTATTTAGTAATGGATTATGTGGATGGATCTGATTTGGAAGAATATATCCAACATAATAATCCAATTCCTTTGCCTAAAGTAATTGATATCATGGATCAAATATTGAGTGCCGTTGCATTGGCACATAAACACAATGTGATCCATCGCGACTTAAAACCACAAAACATTTTAATGGATAAAAAAGGCAATATTAAAATTGTGGATTTTGGTATTGCAATTGCTTTAAATCAAAGTACGATGACACAAACCAATACTGCAATGGGATCAGTGCATTATATGTCACCTGAACAAGCCCGAGGTAGTATCGCAACAAAACAATCCGATATTTATTCTTTAGGAATAATTCTCTATAAATTATTGACTGGAACCGTACCTTTTACTGGAGAAAATGCCGTTGCAGTTGCCTTGAAACATTTTCAAGAAAAAACACCATCTTTAAGGGATAAAAATCCTAATGTTCCTCAAGCTTTAGAAAATGTTGTTTTTAAAGCTACAGCGAAAGATCCGCGAGATCGTTATAAATCTGCTTTAGAAATGAAAGCGGACTTGGATACGTGTCTTGATCCAAAACGTAAGGATGAGCCAATTTTTAAGCCGGAGCATGATCCGTCTACTGATGAAACGATTGTTGTTCCTCCTCTTGAAGGAAGCGTTCATAATAAAGATCATGAAGCGCAAGCCAAGGAAGAACCTAAAGAAGAAAAAAAGAGTCTGTTTAAAAATCTGAATGGTCATAAATGGTGGTGGTTAGGAGCTATAATTGCATTTTGTGTAATTATGGTAATTCTGTTCTTCGCTCTTGGTAGAAAAGATATGGTAGATATTCCTAATCTTAATAGGATGAGTCAAACGCAAGCCAAGAAGTCTCTTCAATCTTCTAATTTAAAAATTGGAAAGATTACTTATGAATATTCTGACAGTGTTCCAAAAGGAGAAGTAATTAGAACAGACCCTCCGATTGGATCCCAGATAAAAGATGGACAAAAGGTTAACTTAGTTTTATCTCGAGGTAGTCATCTTGTTGAAATGCCAAATGTAATTGGAGAGTCTTATCCTCTTGCGCGGAAACAGCTAGTTAAACTAGGTTTTACTGTTACTAAAACTGAAGAATACTCTCCTAGTCCTAAAAACCAGGTTAATGCTCAAGATATTGAACCAGGCCAGGAAGTAAATCCTAATAAATCAACAGTAACCTTGTTGGTCTCAAAGGGACCTAGTTCGGCGAGTAGTACCCGATCTAGACGAAATACAATAAAATTAAGAGATATTGTAGGATATTCATTGAAAGGTGCCCGAGATTATGCACGGGAACATCATTTATCACTTAAAGTTGAAGAAGAAGACTCAGATGGTAAAAATGATGGTACAGTTTTACGTCAATCCCCAGAATCAGGTACTGACATGAATCCTGGGGATACGTTAACGATAGTAGTAGCAAAAGCTAAGAAAAGCAATTCTACTGATACTTCAAGCAGTTCAACTACTACCACTACTGTTACAAAATCTTATACTATTAATTATCCAGGAAGTGCTGATCAAAGCGGATCAGAAAAAACGCCAGATCATATTCAGGTATATGTTTCTGATGATGGACATTCAATTAATAATATTTACAAAGACATGAACATTACTTCTGAACAAACTTTTACCATTCCGTTTAAGTTAAGCAAAAAAAATGGGCATATAAAAATATTGCGAAATGGTGAAACGATTTTAGATGAGGACGTTAATAAATAA
- the rsgA gene encoding ribosome small subunit-dependent GTPase A, whose translation MKKAEGTIISAISGYYDVEIDNKVVRTRARGVFRDRKQKPLVGDRVVVQLDDQGMNYLIEILSRINEIGRPAVANVSRVLLVISAVEPDFSLELLDRYLTFFAWKNVGVVIYLSKSDITSSERLKDIQTELEYYQRIGYPVFEDAEKLENELPKMIDKDQIWTLAGQSGAGKSTLLNKLESEAKQATGAISTALNRGKHTTRQVTLFKYGSGFIADTPGFSAIDLFKIKVDDLRNYFYDLKEASANCKFRGCQHIKEPGCEVKKLVEEGKIARSRYESYLKIRQEISDNRMPEYLKK comes from the coding sequence ATGAAAAAAGCAGAAGGAACGATTATTAGTGCTATCTCAGGCTACTATGATGTCGAAATTGATAATAAAGTAGTTAGAACGAGAGCACGAGGAGTTTTTAGAGATCGTAAACAAAAGCCACTGGTAGGAGATAGAGTAGTAGTTCAACTAGATGATCAGGGAATGAACTATTTAATTGAAATATTGTCACGCATTAATGAAATAGGGCGGCCAGCGGTGGCAAATGTGTCTAGAGTATTGTTAGTAATTTCCGCTGTTGAACCCGACTTTTCACTTGAATTATTGGATAGATATTTAACATTTTTTGCTTGGAAAAATGTTGGCGTAGTCATTTATTTGTCAAAATCGGATATTACTTCTTCTGAAAGATTAAAAGATATTCAAACTGAGTTAGAATACTACCAAAGAATTGGGTATCCTGTTTTTGAAGATGCAGAAAAACTGGAAAATGAGCTTCCAAAAATGATCGATAAGGATCAGATTTGGACCTTAGCTGGGCAATCAGGTGCTGGCAAGTCAACATTATTGAATAAGCTGGAGAGTGAAGCAAAGCAGGCAACAGGAGCAATTTCAACTGCTTTAAATCGTGGAAAACATACCACAAGACAAGTAACACTATTTAAATACGGCTCTGGCTTTATTGCTGATACTCCTGGTTTTTCAGCTATTGATCTCTTTAAGATCAAAGTTGATGATCTAAGAAATTACTTTTATGATTTAAAAGAAGCAAGTGCAAACTGCAAATTTAGAGGTTGTCAACATATTAAAGAGCCTGGTTGCGAGGTTAAAAAACTTGTAGAAGAGGGTAAAATAGCGCGCAGTCGTTATGAATCTTATTTAAAAATTAGACAAGAAATTTCTGACAATAGAATGCCAGAGTATTTAAAGAAATAG
- the rpe gene encoding ribulose-phosphate 3-epimerase — MIAPSILNADNMHLSRDIKAAIESGIDRFHIDIMDGHFVPNLSYGPELVKDFKRSFPLTDAEIHLMSNDLETTLPLFVEAGCDLLEFHYEATDNPEYWINYLKDHNVRCGMAINPSTPVQKLQPFLKELDQVLLMTVKPGFGGQKFEEESVERLVELKNMIEAENLSVPIEVDGGIEPKTLKLTRDAGATIFVAGSYIFKNGSIEDQVMKLKKEDK, encoded by the coding sequence ATGATAGCACCATCAATTTTAAATGCAGATAATATGCATCTAAGTCGTGATATTAAAGCCGCTATTGAAAGTGGCATAGATAGATTCCATATTGATATTATGGATGGACACTTTGTACCTAATTTGTCATATGGACCAGAATTGGTAAAAGACTTTAAGCGTTCTTTTCCGTTAACAGATGCTGAAATTCATTTAATGAGTAATGACTTAGAAACAACATTGCCTCTCTTTGTAGAAGCTGGATGTGATCTTTTAGAATTTCATTATGAAGCAACGGATAATCCAGAATATTGGATAAATTATTTAAAAGATCATAATGTTAGATGTGGAATGGCCATTAATCCGTCTACACCGGTGCAAAAATTACAACCATTTTTAAAAGAATTAGATCAAGTGCTTTTGATGACAGTGAAACCTGGATTTGGTGGGCAAAAGTTTGAAGAAGAGTCAGTTGAACGTTTAGTTGAACTTAAGAATATGATTGAAGCTGAGAATTTAAGTGTTCCAATTGAAGTTGATGGTGGAATTGAGCCTAAGACTTTAAAGCTTACTAGAGACGCAGGAGCCACAATTTTTGTAGCTGGTTCTTACATTTTTAAAAATGGAAGTATTGAAGATCAAGTTATGAAATTGAAAAAAGAAGACAAATGA
- a CDS encoding thiamine diphosphokinase, protein MRAIALLGGPKEEWPHNLATEIKEASKKGALIMASDRGSLFLLELGIVPDVALGDYDSLTFDEREIVESKVKDMRYSNPIKDFTDSEMLFYAAFIDYRVDSLTVYGATGGRMDHFFVNMYAMLKAPFDRFKEKIKFIDKQNIIRFFGKGKHILSYEADYKYLGIGTLTGAKNFSIKNARYDLKPIDLSVPTVYSSNEYLNRQAIEISCESGTLIVINSRDKK, encoded by the coding sequence ATGAGAGCAATTGCATTATTAGGTGGTCCAAAAGAAGAATGGCCACATAATTTAGCCACTGAAATTAAAGAAGCAAGTAAAAAAGGCGCCCTAATTATGGCTAGTGATCGGGGCAGCCTTTTTTTATTAGAGTTAGGGATAGTACCTGACGTTGCCTTAGGAGATTATGATTCATTGACTTTTGATGAAAGAGAAATCGTTGAAAGTAAAGTTAAGGATATGCGTTATTCGAATCCAATCAAAGATTTTACGGATTCTGAAATGTTGTTTTATGCCGCATTTATCGATTATCGAGTTGACAGTTTAACGGTATATGGAGCAACAGGAGGAAGAATGGATCATTTTTTTGTTAATATGTATGCTATGCTGAAAGCTCCGTTTGATAGATTTAAAGAAAAAATTAAATTTATTGATAAGCAAAATATTATCCGCTTTTTTGGAAAAGGGAAGCACATACTTTCTTATGAAGCTGATTATAAATATTTAGGAATTGGAACTTTAACAGGAGCTAAAAATTTTAGTATTAAAAATGCGAGATATGATTTAAAACCCATTGATTTGTCCGTACCGACAGTTTATTCATCAAATGAATATTTGAATAGGCAAGCAATAGAGATTTCGTGTGAGTCTGGGACATTAATCGTAATCAATAGTCGAGATAAAAAATAA
- the rpmB gene encoding 50S ribosomal protein L28, translating to MAKDIITGRKTVFGNKRSKALNSVRRSWKPNLQKVRILVDGKPKRVWVSARALKSGKVKRV from the coding sequence ATGGCAAAAGACATTATTACTGGCCGCAAGACGGTCTTTGGTAACAAGCGTTCAAAGGCTTTGAACTCCGTGCGGCGTTCATGGAAGCCAAACCTTCAAAAAGTTCGCATCCTTGTTGACGGTAAGCCAAAGCGTGTTTGGGTATCCGCTCGCGCTTTGAAATCCGGTAAGGTTAAACGTGTCTAA
- a CDS encoding Asp23/Gls24 family envelope stress response protein: protein MAVKIKTKYGLIDISNSVIATVVGGAATSNYGVVGMASKNALRDGAYTILNRENYRRGVVIKTNDNQIVVDVYIIVGYGLKISEVSHNVQDSVKYNLENLLGIKTKSVNVIVQGVKILDD from the coding sequence ATGGCTGTTAAAATTAAAACAAAATATGGCTTAATTGATATTTCAAATAGTGTAATTGCTACTGTCGTAGGTGGAGCAGCTACTTCTAACTATGGTGTAGTTGGAATGGCTTCAAAGAACGCTTTACGGGATGGAGCTTATACTATTTTAAACCGTGAAAATTATCGTCGCGGTGTTGTAATTAAAACTAATGATAATCAAATCGTCGTTGATGTATATATTATTGTGGGTTATGGTCTAAAAATTTCGGAAGTAAGTCACAATGTCCAAGATAGTGTAAAATACAATCTTGAAAATCTTTTAGGCATTAAGACTAAGTCGGTTAACGTTATTGTTCAAGGCGTAAAGATTTTAGACGATTAA